A region from the Dinoroseobacter shibae DFL 12 = DSM 16493 genome encodes:
- a CDS encoding TetR/AcrR family transcriptional regulator codes for MARKTGSHSEITGPRVRAAAQSLIARHGYAAVSMRQIAREVGVQAGALYLYTSDKQSLLFDLMRVHMEELLDAVAEVDLDGNPTEALDRFARFHITFHLDRAEAVFISYMELRNLTPENFAHIAQQRGSYEALLEGILKRGHRSGQFALPDTKLATMALIAMLTGLTTWFRDGGRLDRKEVERIYLALVHQTVTSGEIPSDIAAVRAVS; via the coding sequence ATGGCACGGAAAACAGGTTCGCATTCGGAAATCACCGGGCCCCGTGTACGGGCCGCCGCGCAGAGCCTGATTGCGCGCCATGGCTACGCGGCCGTGTCGATGCGCCAGATCGCGCGCGAGGTCGGCGTGCAGGCCGGGGCGCTTTATCTTTATACCTCCGACAAGCAATCGCTGCTCTTCGACCTGATGAGGGTCCATATGGAAGAGTTGCTCGATGCCGTAGCGGAGGTCGATCTCGACGGGAATCCCACAGAGGCACTGGACCGGTTCGCGCGCTTTCACATCACTTTCCACCTCGATCGCGCGGAGGCGGTGTTCATCTCCTACATGGAGCTGCGCAACCTGACACCGGAGAATTTCGCCCATATCGCGCAGCAACGCGGAAGCTATGAGGCCTTGCTGGAGGGAATTCTGAAACGGGGACATCGGAGCGGGCAGTTCGCCTTGCCCGATACCAAGCTCGCCACCATGGCGTTGATTGCGATGTTGACGGGGCTGACAACTTGGTTCCGGGATGGGGGTCGGCTTGACCGCAAGGAGGTGGAGCGGATCTATCTTGCTTTGGTGCACCAGACCGTGACTTCCGGGGAGATACCATCGGATATCGCCGCGGTGCGTGCGGTGTCTTGA
- the glp gene encoding gephyrin-like molybdotransferase Glp has protein sequence MSVAEARDLAISLVKPIEETERVSLSEALGRTIGRAVHAPREMPFFDNAAMDGFALRCADLADRCCLPVGATVAAGDAPMRLPEGAAVRIFTGAPVPAGADAVVMVEACIDKQHKVHISQVPAPGTNIRRAGSDQFVGQSLIASGKYVDAHHIGLLAANGIYEIEVVRRPRVAVFSTGDELCAGPCAPGQIPDANRPMLLALARQAGAEVSDLGILPDDPRSTADALGGIGARFDLVLSSGAVSMGGKDHIRGALEAAGGTVQGSRVAIKPGKPVMFGQLGAAGFTGLPGNPFAVHVGFHLFVLPQLLRLLGARQTAFAPVPAVAGFDWTRKAGRAEVFPVRLVGHDTAGCPILGRLGKSVSATLLPLAEADGLAIVPPNTSRITAGTALAWHPFCDKGNPQ, from the coding sequence ATGAGCGTCGCAGAAGCGCGCGATCTTGCCATCTCGTTGGTGAAACCGATCGAAGAAACCGAACGAGTGAGCCTGTCGGAGGCCCTTGGCCGAACCATTGGGCGCGCCGTGCACGCCCCGCGCGAGATGCCGTTTTTCGACAACGCGGCCATGGACGGGTTCGCACTGCGCTGCGCGGATCTGGCGGATCGCTGCTGCCTGCCGGTTGGCGCCACGGTTGCCGCAGGCGATGCGCCCATGCGTCTGCCCGAGGGTGCGGCGGTCCGCATCTTCACCGGTGCGCCGGTGCCCGCCGGTGCCGATGCAGTCGTGATGGTCGAGGCTTGCATCGACAAGCAGCACAAGGTCCATATCTCCCAAGTCCCCGCGCCGGGAACGAATATTCGCCGTGCCGGCAGCGATCAGTTCGTGGGTCAAAGCCTCATCGCGTCGGGAAAGTACGTCGATGCTCACCACATCGGCCTGCTGGCGGCCAACGGTATTTATGAGATCGAGGTCGTTCGCCGCCCCCGTGTCGCCGTGTTCTCAACCGGCGATGAGCTTTGTGCGGGCCCCTGTGCGCCTGGCCAGATCCCGGATGCCAACCGGCCTATGCTTCTGGCGTTGGCGCGACAGGCAGGGGCAGAGGTCAGCGACCTGGGTATCTTGCCCGATGATCCGCGGTCGACTGCTGACGCCTTGGGCGGGATCGGTGCGCGGTTTGACCTCGTCCTGTCCTCGGGCGCGGTGTCGATGGGCGGCAAGGATCACATCCGTGGCGCTCTGGAGGCGGCGGGTGGCACGGTGCAGGGCTCGCGTGTGGCCATCAAGCCCGGCAAACCGGTGATGTTCGGCCAATTGGGTGCGGCGGGCTTTACAGGCCTTCCGGGAAACCCGTTTGCGGTGCATGTCGGCTTTCATCTCTTCGTGCTGCCGCAGCTGCTACGCCTGCTGGGCGCGCGGCAGACCGCCTTTGCGCCTGTTCCGGCCGTTGCAGGGTTCGACTGGACCCGCAAGGCTGGGCGGGCGGAGGTGTTTCCGGTCCGGCTTGTCGGCCATGACACTGCAGGCTGTCCAATCCTTGGGCGGCTCGGCAAGAGCGTTTCGGCCACACTGCTACCGCTGGCTGAGGCAGATGGGCTGGCCATCGTGCCACCGAACACCTCTCGGATCACGGCGGGCACGGCGCTTGCCTGGCATCCTTTCTGCGACAAAGGAAATCCCCAATGA
- the recJ gene encoding single-stranded-DNA-specific exonuclease RecJ gives MTDGPAFLGVESSLTGRRWIGLSPDQDRAAERLVQITGLPDAVCRTLARRGVAPEEAEDFLAPTLRALLPDPRSLRDMERAAARVNAAIARNERIAIFADYDVDGGSSAALLIDWLRAQGRTATLYVPDRIDEGYGPNIPAMEALADAHDLIICVDCGTLSHDPVAAAQGTDVVILDHHLAEECLPAAHAVVNPNRQDEDGSLSHLCAAAVVFLLLVEANRQQRAAGQPGQDLMALLDLVALATVADVAPLSGVNRAFVRQGLTVMGRRERPGLTALSDSAGLDRAPSSYHLGFVLGPRINAGGRIGAADLGARLLATRDPHEAAALAERLEKLNAERRDIEAQVRASALEQAETRGLNAPLAWAAGEGWHPGVVGIVASRLKETANRPAIVIGLEGDEGKGSGRSVPGIDLGAAIQRLAHEGLLLKGGGHKMAAGLTVRRDLLEPAMARLSELLAAQGADRLGPKGLHVDGVLSPRAITTELITRIEDAGPFGASAPAPRFALPSVTIRYAKPVGESHLRFSFAGPCGTRMDGIAFGAFDTPIGPALSQSARGTFHLAGRLEINSWGGQHKAQLRLDDAAAAEA, from the coding sequence GTGACCGATGGTCCCGCGTTTCTCGGCGTCGAAAGCTCGCTCACCGGACGCCGCTGGATCGGGTTGAGCCCGGACCAGGACCGCGCGGCGGAGCGGCTTGTGCAGATCACCGGCTTGCCGGATGCCGTTTGCCGCACGCTTGCCCGGCGCGGAGTGGCCCCGGAGGAGGCCGAGGATTTCCTAGCCCCTACCCTGCGCGCGCTGCTCCCCGATCCACGCTCCCTGCGGGACATGGAGCGCGCAGCCGCCCGCGTGAACGCAGCCATCGCGCGGAATGAACGGATCGCGATCTTTGCCGATTACGACGTGGACGGAGGCAGCTCGGCCGCCCTGCTGATCGACTGGTTGCGCGCGCAGGGCCGGACGGCAACGCTTTATGTCCCGGACCGGATCGACGAGGGCTATGGCCCCAACATCCCTGCCATGGAGGCGCTTGCCGACGCACACGACCTGATCATCTGCGTCGACTGCGGGACCCTGTCCCATGACCCGGTGGCGGCGGCGCAAGGGACGGATGTGGTTATTCTCGACCACCACCTCGCGGAGGAATGCCTGCCAGCGGCCCATGCCGTGGTGAATCCCAACCGGCAGGATGAGGATGGCAGTCTCAGCCACCTTTGCGCGGCGGCGGTGGTGTTCCTGCTGCTGGTCGAAGCGAACCGGCAACAGCGCGCGGCAGGTCAGCCGGGACAGGACCTGATGGCGCTCCTTGATCTGGTGGCGCTTGCGACAGTGGCCGATGTCGCGCCGTTGTCGGGTGTTAATCGGGCCTTCGTGCGGCAGGGGCTGACGGTGATGGGCCGACGCGAACGCCCGGGCCTGACCGCACTGTCCGATTCCGCCGGACTGGACAGGGCACCCAGTTCCTACCACCTCGGTTTCGTGTTGGGGCCTCGGATCAACGCAGGTGGACGGATAGGGGCGGCGGATCTCGGAGCGCGGCTTCTGGCCACCCGCGATCCGCACGAGGCGGCTGCCCTCGCTGAGCGGCTAGAGAAGCTCAACGCTGAGCGGCGCGATATCGAGGCCCAGGTAAGGGCCAGCGCACTGGAGCAGGCCGAAACCCGGGGCCTGAATGCACCGCTTGCCTGGGCCGCCGGCGAAGGCTGGCATCCAGGCGTGGTCGGCATCGTCGCTTCTCGCCTGAAAGAGACCGCCAATCGGCCAGCCATCGTGATTGGCCTTGAGGGTGACGAGGGCAAGGGATCGGGTCGGTCAGTACCCGGCATTGACCTCGGCGCCGCCATCCAGCGTTTGGCACATGAGGGGCTGCTCCTGAAGGGTGGTGGGCACAAGATGGCCGCGGGCCTGACGGTGCGCCGTGATCTTCTGGAACCGGCCATGGCGCGGCTGTCCGAACTACTCGCAGCGCAAGGCGCGGATCGGTTGGGTCCCAAAGGGCTGCATGTCGACGGCGTACTCAGCCCCCGCGCGATCACTACGGAGCTGATCACCCGGATCGAGGATGCCGGTCCCTTCGGCGCTTCTGCCCCGGCACCCCGCTTTGCCTTGCCAAGCGTCACGATCAGATATGCCAAGCCCGTGGGTGAGAGCCACCTCCGCTTCAGTTTCGCGGGGCCCTGTGGCACCCGAATGGACGGCATCGCCTTCGGCGCGTTCGATACCCCGATCGGCCCTGCCCTTTCCCAATCCGCACGGGGCACGTTCCATCTCGCCGGGCGATTGGAGATCAACAGCTGGGGCGGACAGCACAAGGCCCAGCTGCGTCTGGACGACGCTGCTGCTGCCGAGGCCTAA
- a CDS encoding TadE/TadG family type IV pilus assembly protein: MIRGFRKFLCRDERGTATVEFVIVFPLIIAVFMSTFEAAMLTAKYTMMERALDITIRELRLNANTPLSESDVKDRICNETLLISDCRSTIVVEMTTINPPVWSWPNTRAACADRINNTLPVVTYTQAQANRLVLVRLCTVVDPWFPLTGLGLALSKDASGGYQMTTASAFVAEP, from the coding sequence ATGATCCGGGGCTTCCGTAAATTTCTGTGTCGTGACGAGCGGGGCACCGCAACGGTCGAGTTCGTGATCGTCTTCCCGCTGATCATTGCGGTTTTCATGTCCACCTTCGAGGCAGCGATGCTGACTGCGAAATACACCATGATGGAACGGGCGTTGGACATCACGATCCGGGAGTTGCGGCTCAACGCGAACACGCCCCTGAGCGAGTCGGATGTGAAGGACCGCATCTGCAACGAAACGCTGCTTATCTCCGATTGCCGGTCCACCATCGTTGTCGAGATGACGACGATCAACCCGCCCGTCTGGAGCTGGCCCAACACCCGCGCGGCCTGTGCCGACAGGATCAACAACACGCTGCCAGTCGTCACTTACACGCAGGCACAGGCCAACAGACTGGTTCTCGTTCGGCTCTGTACCGTGGTGGACCCTTGGTTCCCGCTCACTGGTCTGGGTCTGGCCCTCTCGAAGGATGCCAGCGGCGGCTACCAGATGACCACGGCCTCCGCTTTTGTGGCCGAACCCTAG
- the glpX gene encoding class II fructose-bisphosphatase — MNAPADFSDRMLSLGLARVAEQAALASANLIGRGDEKAADQAAVNAMRDQLNLLDINGVVVIGEGERDEAPMLYIGEEVGTGTGPAVDIALDPLEGTTLTAKDMPNALTVIAMGPRGSMLHAPDVYMDKLAIGPGYPVDTVTLAMSPAERVHALAKAKGGGAEDITVCVLERPRHEDVIAEIRSTGAAIRLITDGDVAGVIHCAEAAITGIDMYMGSGGAPEGVLAAAALKCMGGQMYGRLLFRNDDEIGRARKAGIEDLDRIYTRDELVTADVIFAATGVTDGSIVSGIKREVGYLTTETILMRSKTGSVRRMIYRNPTSAT, encoded by the coding sequence ATGAACGCCCCTGCCGATTTTTCCGACCGCATGCTGTCTCTGGGACTCGCGCGGGTGGCCGAACAAGCCGCGCTCGCTTCTGCAAACCTTATCGGTCGCGGGGACGAGAAGGCGGCAGACCAGGCAGCCGTTAACGCCATGCGCGACCAGCTTAATCTGCTCGACATCAACGGCGTCGTGGTGATCGGCGAAGGCGAGCGGGACGAAGCCCCCATGCTCTATATCGGCGAGGAAGTGGGCACCGGCACCGGCCCCGCGGTCGATATCGCGCTCGACCCTCTGGAAGGCACAACGCTGACCGCCAAGGATATGCCCAATGCCCTGACGGTGATCGCCATGGGGCCACGCGGCTCGATGCTGCACGCGCCGGACGTGTACATGGACAAGTTGGCGATCGGCCCAGGGTACCCGGTGGATACCGTGACCCTGGCCATGAGCCCGGCGGAGCGGGTGCATGCCCTGGCCAAGGCTAAGGGCGGCGGAGCCGAAGATATCACAGTTTGTGTTCTGGAGCGCCCGCGCCATGAGGACGTGATCGCCGAGATCCGCAGCACGGGTGCCGCCATCCGGCTGATCACCGACGGGGACGTGGCGGGCGTGATCCACTGTGCCGAAGCCGCGATTACCGGGATCGACATGTATATGGGCTCCGGCGGGGCCCCCGAGGGCGTGCTGGCCGCGGCGGCGCTCAAATGCATGGGCGGACAGATGTACGGCCGTTTGCTTTTCCGAAACGACGACGAGATCGGGCGCGCCCGCAAGGCCGGGATCGAGGATCTCGACCGGATCTACACACGCGACGAGCTGGTCACCGCAGATGTCATTTTCGCTGCGACAGGTGTGACCGACGGCTCGATCGTGTCGGGAATCAAGCGCGAGGTGGGCTACTTGACCACCGAGACGATCCTGATGCGCTCCAAGACCGGGTCCGTGCGGCGGATGATTTACCGGAACCCGACCTCCGCGACCTGA
- a CDS encoding DUF2478 domain-containing protein — MSFFPLAAVHFDHGDIDTFFSNIAEAFTQRGFVVCGVVQTRGEAGGECHCADMDLTTFGSNRTFRISQPLGNGSRGCRLHPGALAECSAFLEQELEKGPDLLILNRFGRGESEGRGFRDLMIRALALDIPVLTAVRPAYVESWSEFGAGAAADLAMSLEAALHWFDAIHPDCASAA, encoded by the coding sequence ATGAGTTTCTTTCCTCTTGCTGCCGTCCATTTCGATCACGGCGATATCGACACGTTTTTCAGCAATATCGCGGAGGCGTTTACGCAACGCGGCTTCGTGGTCTGCGGCGTGGTGCAAACCCGGGGTGAGGCTGGCGGCGAATGTCATTGCGCCGACATGGACCTCACCACGTTCGGTTCCAATCGGACATTCCGCATCTCGCAACCGCTGGGTAACGGATCGCGGGGTTGCCGCTTGCACCCCGGAGCCCTGGCAGAGTGTTCCGCATTTCTGGAGCAAGAGCTGGAAAAGGGACCCGACCTGCTGATCCTTAACCGGTTCGGTCGCGGTGAAAGCGAAGGACGCGGATTTCGGGATCTTATGATCAGGGCTCTCGCGCTCGACATACCGGTGCTGACCGCCGTTCGACCCGCTTATGTCGAGAGTTGGTCGGAATTCGGGGCCGGGGCGGCAGCTGATCTCGCGATGAGCTTGGAGGCTGCGCTGCACTGGTTCGACGCTATTCACCCAGACTGTGCTTCTGCGGCGTAA
- a CDS encoding TadE/TadG family type IV pilus assembly protein, with product MRKTETDQKSVPSRPSALKLVIAFCRDEAGVLTGFSLYIFILMMMIAGLTIDLMRYEAVRTRLQATSDRAVLAAADLDQTTNAKAVVEDYFAKAGMSQYLDGVQVSKGLNFKEVEAQVSATIPTWFMNMSGIETLDAFARSKAEERIQNIEVSLVLDISGSMGWDGKLANMRTAADQFVRTMMAGNDNVAADGTGLTSVSIIPYHAVVNVPDELLDEYAVSTQQTVSNCVRFTATDFQSISIDRTKTLDRLAHFDRNNSNLHTFNGDRLIGRPWCQVGTYGAILPWSTSVTDLTNKVAELGASGNTATDIGMKWAAALLDPGTQNIVDDMIDGGHLEADLAGRPVLYSDPETIKVVVLMTDGENTSQYDLKNEFKGTMSPVWWDEASDSYFVYFQNRANNDKKPWWNVGRTPESDTNGNDSDKGSWEWELGEPSARQLSHAELFGTFSVRFISEFFFRVKNDNQKTIREKYRNAVTRYTGNSTADGYTEQICDQLKAQDVVIFTIGFEAPQRGQDLMRYCASSSGHYFDVEGVEISEAFSSIANTIQQLRLSL from the coding sequence ATGCGTAAAACCGAAACAGATCAAAAATCCGTCCCTTCCCGGCCCAGTGCCCTGAAACTCGTGATCGCTTTCTGTCGTGACGAAGCAGGGGTTCTGACGGGGTTTTCGCTTTATATCTTCATCCTGATGATGATGATCGCTGGCCTGACCATCGATCTGATGCGCTACGAGGCTGTGCGCACACGGTTGCAGGCCACCTCGGACCGGGCCGTTCTGGCCGCAGCGGATCTTGACCAGACCACCAACGCCAAGGCGGTTGTCGAGGACTATTTCGCCAAGGCGGGTATGTCCCAGTATCTCGATGGCGTGCAGGTTTCCAAAGGGCTAAACTTCAAGGAGGTGGAGGCGCAGGTCAGTGCGACCATTCCGACCTGGTTCATGAACATGTCCGGCATCGAAACACTGGATGCCTTCGCCCGCAGCAAGGCAGAAGAGCGCATCCAGAACATCGAAGTCTCCCTCGTCCTCGACATCTCAGGATCCATGGGGTGGGACGGCAAGCTGGCGAACATGCGGACAGCTGCTGACCAGTTCGTCCGGACCATGATGGCCGGCAACGACAACGTGGCAGCGGATGGCACCGGACTGACCTCGGTCTCGATCATCCCCTATCATGCAGTGGTCAATGTGCCGGATGAGCTACTGGACGAGTACGCGGTCTCCACGCAACAGACGGTTTCGAACTGTGTGCGGTTCACGGCGACGGATTTCCAGTCGATTTCGATCGACCGGACCAAGACGCTCGACCGGCTGGCCCATTTCGACCGCAACAATAGTAATCTCCACACCTTCAACGGGGACCGGCTCATCGGTCGACCGTGGTGCCAGGTGGGCACCTATGGCGCGATTCTGCCTTGGTCGACCAGCGTTACGGACCTGACCAACAAGGTGGCGGAGCTTGGAGCGAGCGGGAATACGGCCACGGATATCGGCATGAAATGGGCAGCGGCCCTGTTGGATCCCGGTACCCAGAACATCGTCGATGACATGATCGACGGAGGTCATCTGGAGGCGGATCTCGCCGGGCGGCCTGTGCTTTACAGCGACCCCGAAACAATCAAGGTCGTGGTGCTGATGACAGATGGGGAAAACACCTCGCAATACGATCTGAAGAACGAGTTCAAGGGAACAATGTCGCCTGTCTGGTGGGACGAGGCGAGTGACAGCTATTTCGTCTACTTCCAGAACCGTGCGAACAATGACAAGAAACCCTGGTGGAACGTCGGGCGCACTCCGGAGAGCGACACCAACGGCAACGACTCTGACAAGGGGTCCTGGGAGTGGGAGCTCGGGGAGCCCTCGGCACGGCAATTGAGCCATGCGGAGCTCTTCGGGACGTTCAGCGTGCGCTTCATCTCGGAGTTCTTCTTCAGGGTCAAGAACGACAACCAGAAGACCATCCGCGAGAAATACCGCAACGCTGTCACCAGGTATACTGGCAACAGCACGGCGGACGGATACACCGAACAGATCTGCGACCAACTCAAAGCGCAAGACGTCGTGATCTTCACGATCGGCTTCGAGGCGCCGCAGCGCGGACAGGATCTGATGCGCTACTGCGCGTCTTCCTCGGGGCATTATTTCGACGTGGAGGGGGTCGAGATCTCCGAAGCCTTCAGCTCGATCGCGAACACGATCCAGCAACTTCGGTTGTCGCTATGA
- a CDS encoding homoserine dehydrogenase: MSSPLRLGIAGLGTVGAGVVKIISRKQELLAARAGRPIEVTAVSARSRDKDRGVDMSTYGWENDPVALARRDDVDVFVELMGGEDGPARNATEAALAAGKDVVTANKAMLAHHGQALAMAAEDAGRVIRFEAAVAGGIPVIKALTEGLAGNEITRVMGVMNGTCNYILTRMEAEGLGYNILFEEAGKLGYLEADPTLDVGGIDAAHKLALLASIAFGTKVDFDGVELEGIEQVTLEDIRHAADMGFRIKLLGVAQRSGRGLEQRMRPCLVPASSPLGQLEGGTNMVVIEGDQVGQVVLRGAGAGEGPTASAVLSDIMDIARGDRISTFGQPASGLVTPIRAQSAVAAPYYLRMELEDKPGALAKVATVLGDSGVSIDRMRQYGHESSSAPVLIVTHKAARNAVDAALEALPKTGVVLGTPVALRIEAV; this comes from the coding sequence ATGTCGTCCCCTCTTCGCCTTGGTATCGCCGGGCTCGGCACGGTGGGTGCCGGTGTGGTCAAGATCATCTCGCGCAAACAGGAGCTTCTGGCCGCGCGCGCTGGACGTCCCATCGAGGTCACCGCCGTGTCAGCGCGCAGCCGCGACAAGGACCGAGGCGTGGATATGTCCACCTATGGCTGGGAGAATGACCCCGTAGCTTTGGCGCGGCGCGATGACGTCGACGTGTTTGTCGAGTTGATGGGCGGCGAGGACGGCCCGGCCAGGAACGCAACCGAAGCGGCGCTGGCGGCGGGTAAGGACGTGGTGACCGCCAACAAGGCGATGCTGGCCCATCACGGCCAGGCCCTCGCCATGGCCGCAGAGGACGCCGGGCGCGTGATCCGCTTCGAGGCGGCGGTTGCCGGCGGAATTCCGGTCATCAAGGCGCTGACCGAGGGGCTGGCCGGGAACGAGATCACCCGCGTGATGGGTGTGATGAACGGCACCTGCAACTACATCCTGACCCGGATGGAGGCCGAGGGGCTCGGCTACAACATCTTGTTCGAAGAGGCCGGGAAGCTGGGCTATCTCGAGGCCGATCCGACGCTCGATGTGGGCGGGATCGATGCGGCACATAAGCTGGCGCTGCTGGCCTCCATCGCCTTCGGCACAAAGGTGGATTTCGACGGTGTGGAGTTGGAAGGGATCGAGCAGGTTACCCTTGAAGATATCCGGCATGCGGCCGACATGGGATTTCGGATCAAGCTGCTCGGCGTAGCCCAGCGCAGTGGTCGCGGGCTGGAGCAGCGCATGCGTCCCTGCCTTGTGCCGGCAAGTTCCCCGCTGGGGCAGTTGGAGGGCGGCACGAACATGGTGGTGATCGAGGGCGACCAGGTCGGACAGGTCGTGCTCCGCGGGGCCGGCGCTGGCGAAGGTCCGACCGCCTCGGCGGTTCTATCGGACATCATGGACATCGCGCGTGGCGACCGAATTTCCACGTTCGGCCAGCCGGCCTCGGGCTTGGTAACGCCGATCCGGGCACAATCCGCGGTGGCGGCGCCCTACTACCTGCGGATGGAGTTGGAAGACAAACCGGGCGCCTTGGCCAAGGTTGCGACAGTCCTCGGGGATTCGGGCGTGTCCATCGACCGGATGCGTCAGTACGGGCACGAATCCTCCTCTGCGCCGGTGCTGATCGTGACCCACAAGGCAGCTCGGAACGCCGTGGATGCCGCGCTCGAGGCATTGCCGAAGACAGGCGTCGTTCTCGGCACGCCCGTTGCTCTGCGCATCGAAGCAGTTTGA